In a single window of the bacterium genome:
- the tilS gene encoding tRNA lysidine(34) synthetase TilS translates to MLSPTTEQPFVQILRSLMPAGAQSLLLACSGGSDSTALAALVAAAAPALDLVPILAHCDHGLREGSATEAEAVRALGARLGLAVHALTLAIPAEGNREAAARRARYAALGQLAARIGACALLTGHTADDQAETLWLWLLRGTGPTGLAPLPASRPLRPGSPLPVLRPLLGFRREELRGYLRERGIPWLEDPSNADLALRRNRVRHSLLPGLAADYGIDPTANALRLGEQMAELLAFLDGELAARGLGEEALAANAWSQPLLASLPPVLARRFLSQALARRGILRSAPLERVLPRLGSPRLVYDLGLAE, encoded by the coding sequence GTGCTGAGCCCGACGACTGAGCAACCCTTCGTCCAGATCCTGCGCAGCCTGATGCCGGCCGGAGCGCAGAGCCTCCTCTTGGCGTGCTCGGGAGGCAGCGACAGCACGGCCCTCGCTGCCCTGGTCGCGGCCGCCGCGCCTGCGCTCGACTTGGTGCCCATCCTCGCCCACTGCGATCACGGCCTGCGCGAGGGTTCGGCGACCGAGGCGGAGGCCGTGCGCGCCCTCGGCGCGCGGCTCGGGCTCGCCGTCCACGCGCTCACGCTCGCGATCCCTGCGGAGGGCAATCGCGAGGCCGCCGCGCGGCGCGCGCGCTACGCCGCGCTCGGCCAGCTGGCCGCGCGCATCGGCGCCTGCGCCCTGCTCACCGGACACACCGCCGACGACCAGGCCGAAACCCTCTGGCTCTGGCTCCTGCGGGGAACGGGCCCCACCGGGCTCGCCCCGTTGCCAGCCTCGCGCCCGCTGCGGCCCGGTTCCCCACTGCCCGTTCTGCGCCCGCTGCTGGGCTTCCGGCGCGAGGAGTTGCGGGGCTACCTGCGCGAGCGGGGCATCCCCTGGCTCGAGGACCCCAGCAACGCGGACCTCGCCCTGCGCCGCAACCGCGTCCGGCATAGCCTGCTGCCCGGGCTCGCCGCAGACTACGGCATCGATCCCACGGCCAATGCCCTACGGCTCGGCGAGCAGATGGCCGAGTTGCTCGCCTTCCTCGACGGCGAACTCGCCGCGCGCGGCCTGGGCGAGGAGGCCCTCGCCGCCAACGCCTGGAGCCAACCCCTGCTCGCCAGCCTGCCGCCGGTGCTCGCGCGGCGCTTCCTCAGCCAGGCCCTCGCGCGGCGCGGCATCCTGCGCAGCGCGCCGCTCGAGCGGGTCCTGCCCCGGCTCGGCTCGCCCCGCCTCGTCTACGACCTTGGTCTCGCCGAG